Within Sporosarcina sp. PTS2304, the genomic segment TTTTTGTGTCGATATATAAAACATCACGTAATCTAACGGAATGAAGGGATTTGGATGCACTATGAAACAGTTAAAACTAGATCTTTCATTAGTAGAGACCTTTTTACAACTAGATGAAATTCCTTCTTTTAGCGAAAAAGTACTAGCTACCCACCACTATATGCTAGAGGGGGCTACTAGCAAAAATCAGTTGCTTGGCTGGCATAATTATCCGATGAAGGATCATCGGGGATTACTGTCTGCGATAAATGAATTGGCGACAGAAGTGAAGTTGCAAGCGAATCTTTGTGTAGTAATTGGGGTAGGAGGTTCGTTTCTTGGAGCTCGTGCCGTGCAGGAAGCGTTAACTCCTTATTTTGGCGTGCATGAAAATGGCGTAGAAGTCGTATATGCGGGACAGAATATGAGCGGTCCCTATTTGAAGCAATTACTTCGCTTTATGGATACGCGAGAAGTCTATGTCAATGTAATTTCAAAGTCGGGTACAACGATGGAACCTGCGCTTGCGTTTCGTGTGATGGAAGAGTATATGATTGCGCGCTATGGTGAGGAAGCGAAACAGCGAGTCATTGTGACAACTGATGCTGTGAAAGGTGCGTTGCGTGAAACAGCTGAGAAAAAAGGCTATCGGACGTTTTCAATTGAGGAGACGATTGGTGGTCGGTACTCGGCTTTGACAGCTGTTGGATTATTTCCATTAGCGGTAGCGGGTATGGATATTTCTGCGCTGTTGGATGGAGCAAGGCAAGCTGCGCTAGAGTTGACTTCACCGCAGTTACACGATAATGATGCCTATCGCTACGCAGTGATCCGCCACATTTTACATAAAAAAGGCTTTGACGTAGAGTTATTAGCATCTTACGAACCGGGACTTGCTTCTTTCCATGAATGGTGGAAACAGTTATTTGGGGAAAGTGAAGGCAAGGAACAGAAAGGAATATTCCCTTCTTCGGTAGTGTTTTCCACAGATTTACATGCGATTGGTCAGTATATTCAAGAAGGACGTCGTATTATATTTGAGACGTTGATTCATTTTAACGAGCTAGAATGTGATTTGCCAGTTCCGTATTTGAGTGAAGATACCGATCAGTTGAACTATATAGCTGGGCGTACGTTTAATGAAATTAATCGTTTATCTAAAGAAGGAACAGCTTTAGCTCACCATGAAGGTGGCGTACCGATCATTCAAATGGAGCTGGCTAGACTGGATGAATATCATATAGGGTACTTGATTTATTTCTTTATGAAGGCTTGCGCGATGAGTGCGTATTTACTGGAAGTCGATCCGTTTGACCAACCAGGTGTAGATGCTTATAAACAGAAGATGCTGGACTTGTTGAAAGCGCCAGTTGTGACGCATGGAGGGAAGTAAGTGAATACGTATAAAGAACGTTTTGAAAAGTGGAACGCATGTGAAAATATGCCGGAAAATTTACAGCTTGATCTGCAAGCGATTGCAAATGATTCTAAAGAAATTGAAGAACGTTTTTATCAATATCTTTCGTTTGGAACAGGTGGAATGCGAGGGATTCTTGGCGCTGGAACGAACCGCATGAATGTGTTTACGATTCGAAGAGTAGCTGAAGGGTTAGCTTTATATTTTGCTTCTATTGGAGAAGACGCCAAGAAGCGTGGAGTAGCGATTGCTTATGATACACGACACTTTTCACGGGAATTTGCGGAAGAGACAGCGAAAGTTCTAGGCAAGCACGGAATTGTGACGTATGTATTTGATGAAAGTCGTCCGACACCGGAATTGTCATTTGCGGTGCGCCATTTGGGTGCTTTTGCGGGGGTAGTCATTACCGCTAGTCATAATCCGAAGCAATATAACGGTTTTAAAGTGTATGGAGCTGATGGCGGGCAGTTGACCCCTGACGCAGCACGTACTATTACGAATTATATGAAAGAAATTGCAGATGAATTACTTCTTGAAGCAACAGACTTGGATTCACTAATAGAGCAAGGGATTTGTCGTTTCGTGTTGACAGAAATTGATCGTGCGTATCAAGAGAAGTTACTTTCTCTGCGTGAACATACGAATGTATTGGAGGAGTTGAAAGTAGTCTATTCTCCACTTCATGGCTCGGGACTGAAACCTATGCAAGACGGATTGAAAGCATTTGGTTGCCATAACGTCTGGATCGTAGAGGAGCAAGCGATACAGGATGGTAGCTTCCCGACAGTTGCCTATCCGAATCCAGAAGAAAGAGAAGCTTTTCAATTAGCTATTGCGTTAGGTGAAAAAAAGGATGCTGATTTGCTGATGGCAACGGATCCCGATGCTGATCGACTAGGGATTGCAGTGAAGACGAATGCAGGATATGAGTTATTGACGGGAAATCAGTTAGGTGCGTTGCTGTTGCACTATTTACTTGAAAGCAAGCAGTCTAAACATACGCTACCTGAAAACGGTGTGTTGTTGAAGACGATCGTGACGTCAGAACTAGGTCGTGCAATTGCTGTGAAGTATGGTGTAGAAACTGTGGATACATTGACAGGATTTAAATACATTGCAGAGAAGATCGAGGAGTATGATCAAACGAAAGAGCATACTTTTTTATTTGGTTATGAAGAAAGTTACGGCTATTTAATCGGTGATTTTGTGCGAGATAAAGATGCGGTACAGACCGCTTTAGTGACAGCGGAAATGGCTGGATATTATAAGAAGCGCGGACTGTCTTTACGTGAGGCGCTGGAGCAGTTGTATAGAGAATTTGGCTACTATAAAGAAGCGTTGCAGTCGATTACACTAGAAGGGAAGTCTGGTCAGGAAAAGATTATGAGTGTACTGAGTAATTTCCGCACTCATCCGCCCTCTTCAATTGCAGGAGTAGCTGTGACTACTGTGGAAGATTATGAAACAGGTATTTCATATGATGCGTCTGGTAGGAAGTCAAAACTGCGATTACCTAAAGAGAATGTTTTGAAATGGTTACTTGAAGATGGTTCATGGGTTTGTGTACGGCCTTCAGGGACAGAACCTAAGTGTAAGTTTTATTTTGGAGTAGTTCGTAAAGACGCGGTTGAAGCGCAAAATGTTCTGGATTCACTGCAGTTTGACTTGATAGAAAAAGTAGAGAATCTCCTAGACACGCTGAAGTTTTCTACATTATAAATCATACAATATACAGTAAAGGTGTGAAAACATGAGCGGTAAAAATAGAGACATTATTTATCCGGACTACATAGCTGAATTTGCATGTATCGGCTCGGCGTGTGAAGATACTTGTTGCGCTGGCTGGTTCGTGTCAGTGGACAAGGCGACGTATAAGAAATATCGGAACGTCAAAGATCCTGTCATGAAAAAGATGCTCAATGAAAACGTCAAAAGACATCGGTCGAAAGAAACAGAAGAAGAGTATGCGAAGATCAAGCTCGATGCAGAGGATAAGTGCACGTTATTAGATGAAGAACATTTATGTACGATTCATAAAGAATTGGGTTCTGAATTTCTGTCGAATACTTGTGCAATGTACCCACGTCTATTGAACAGTGTGGCTGGAGTCGTGGAGAAAAGTGCTACGCTATCCTGTCCCGAAGCAGCGCGTCTTATTTTGCTGAATCCGAATGGAATCCAATTTACGCAAGATCAGGAATCAGCTGATACGAGAGGGTTTGTAAAAAAAAGTCAGATGACTCCTCATCAGCAAAAGATTTTTTGGGATGTGCGGATTTTTATTATACAAGTAGTACAGTATAGGAAACTATCGATGGAAGACCGCTTGATCATCGTTGGTTTATTCCTTAGCCGGCTTGAGAAATTGTCGATAGATGAAAGAGAACAAAAATTACAAAGTATCATTACTGAGTTTACCGAACAAATGGGAGATGGTAGTTTATCAGCTTCTATTAAACAAATCCCAACAAATATTCCGTTCCAGATCAGTCTGTGTAAAAACTTGATTGAATTCCGTTCAAGTACGACTATCAAAAGCGATCGCTATAATGAGTGCATGAATGATATGGTGAGTGGTTTTGGTATGAACAGTGGAATAAGTGACACGGAAGTATTGAAGAACTATGAAGTATCCTTGAGAGACTATTATGGACCATTTATGGATAAGCATGAATATATTTTAGAAAATTATGTTGTGAATCATGTATTTTCTAAGCTTTTTCCATTTGATAAAAAATCTATGATGGACAGTTTTCTTATGCTTGTGATCAACTTTGCGTTAGTAAAATTACATCTGATCGGCATGGCGAAATATCACGAAGGATTGACGGAAGAGTTAGTGATTAAGTTGTTCCAGTCGATTGCAAAGACGATAGATCATAATAATGCATACTTGCATACTGTTGAAAAAATGATTAAGCAGAATGGGTATGAAACGCTTGCTCATATGGCAGTGTTGGTGCGGAGTTAGTTTTGTGTTGATTTGTGATATATAATGGCGTGTAGAAAAATTGTATTCAATTGGTAAAGAGTTTTGACAAAGGTTGAAGCTCTTTTTTTATTGCCAACTTTTCATCATCTCAAAGTCAATGTAAATAATATAATAAGAAGCACTCAATTTGCTATTCATTTGTAATTTCAAAAATGGTACTATTAGATTACTGCTTATTCATGTCAATATTACTATGCAGTTTTTATTTTCACTGCAGGCGAAAGGTACCTGTGCGAAAGACTAACATGAATATTAGAATAATCATGTTAGTTTAAACAATCATGAAAGTTTGGCACACAGGTACTCAAAAACGATACCTAAACAGCTAGGAGCTTCACAATCGGGCTAGCATTTTTATATGATTCAATTAGATTCAAGCGTAATAAAGAAAAAGAGAAGGCAAGTACTTGATGAGATGCGCACGACTAATATAGGTGTGCATGTGCATTATATCGTGGTTTTTTGGCTTCCTTACTATAAAAAGTTGGATATGAAATAGGTTTGTGTTCGGTGGCGCAGCAGTGGTGTGAAGATGCGCTTATGTTGCCGAGTCATCCGCAGTTGACTAATGAAGATGTGAAGTATATTGTTTATACATTTGCCGATGTGTTGTACGACTAGTACACTACGAATTGATGATATTAGAAATGTATATGAATGCCTTCCACCAAACTAACAGATTTAGCCAATAAAAGTTTATACAATAGCAATGTAGATAAAAAATACTATAGGCTCGGAGGAAATATCATGTCAGAAAATCAAACAGTTAACATTGCTGCACATCCATCGATATATAATGGATCTACTGGCAGAGAGCTACGTATAGACTTCTCGCTGCCCTCATCAGGTACAAATGAACAGACAGGGATACTATTACTGGTGCCAGGCTTCGGAGGAAATATCGATTCAAAGGTATATAAAAAGATGCGCGAGCAATTCGCTGATAAATTTAATTTAGTGACAGTCCAATGTGCATTCTTTGGAGATCAATTTATGCAAGGAGCGGAAAACTTTACTCTTGATAATATTGATGCCTATATTCAAGAATATTTAACAAGAGAAGAAAAAGAAATTGTTTCTAAAGATACCAATCAACTGATGCGTTTTTTGTCTAAGCAGCAAATAACATTACCGGTTAAGGCAAAGATAGATGAAACTGAAGACATATTTAATGATATGGGAATTATGCAGGCAATCGATTTAATCACTAGTTTAGAAGCGGTGAAGATTCTTCTTGAAGGAAATGGCTTAGCTTATAACAGTGATAAAATTATGGGTTACGGACATTCGCACGGAGCTTATTTACTGCATTTAGTGAATCGCCTATCGCCGAATTTACTAACTAATATAATTGATAATTCTGGTTGGATTGAGCCTGCTTATTTAACGTCGAATCGTTACCTTTTTCAAAATATTGGAGAAATGACACTTCAATTAGAATTCGATTATTTAGCGAAAAGAATACTGAGCAGCGATTATTCATTTAACTTAAGTGATCTTTATGATGGATTTGACAACCAAGCGAAAATTGTCGTCTTTCAAGGAACGAATGATAATTTAATTGATCACTATCAAAAAGAGCAAATTGTTAAAACGATTCCTCATGCGAGATTAGTATTGGTTAGTGAAGAACAAGTGGATGGAGAAGTTTTTAAATCGAATACACATGGTCTAAATGCTGATTTTTTAAATATGTTTCAATTAGCATATAAAGAATTTAGTACAGAAGAGGTGAAAAGGAAATACACAGATAATACACTTGTTAAGATAGGCAACAGAGAAATAAAGGTTAATTATTCACAAGGTTTACCTATATTTTCTGTAAGTTTTAAATGATAGTCACACACTTCTTTAGAGCTGTCTTCACGAATGCCGACCGCAATATATATTTGAGTCATTGTTATGAGCCTACACTAAATAATTTAATATAAAGCTAAAGTCGTTTAGCAGCCAAGTATGCTAAAATAACGTTACATTATAAAAAAACAGAGGTGCATAAATTGTTCCCAATTGAAGAACTAACGTACATAAAAAGACTTGGCGGCCTGACGAATCTGAACTTCCTCGTTGCGCACAAAGGAAAAAAGTATGTTTTGCGTTTTCCAGCGCATGAACTCGAAACGATTATTGATCGTCAGCATGAAAAAGACAATCAAGAAATTGCAGCTGAAATCGGTGTCACGGTGCGGAATGTCGTGTTTACTACTGATGGCATTAAAATGACGCCTTATTATGAAGCGACAGCGGATTTGACGCGGGAGATGTTTGTGACGCCGGAGTATTTAGAGAAAGTGGCGGCTGTGTTGTTTACGCTTCATTCGTCAACTCGAGAGTTTACGAATCGTTTTGATTATTGGGATGAGGTGGAGAAGTACAAGCGGACGTTGTCAGAACTTCCTTCGCTTTATGTGTTGCTGGAGGAGCGGGTACGGAAGTTGATGGAAGGGGAGCGGCAAGAGTATGTACCGTGCCATATGGATTCGGTGACGGGCAATTTTATACATAATGATGCGAGAGAGTTGCTGCTGATTGATTGGGAGTATAGCGCAAACTATTTGCCAGAGTGGGATTTAGCAGCGTTTATTTTGGAGCGTGAGTTGAGTGAGTCGGAGGAACAACAGCTACTCGATTTTTACGGTTTGCCGGAATCTGCGAAACAGTCACTTGATTTGCAAAAGATTAAAACAGACTTTCTTTGGTCGTTGTGGTCGCTCGTAAAAGAACAGGAAGATCCGTCGCTTGAAACGTATACGGCGAAGCGGACGGAGCGATTGCTGGAGAATTTGGAGCAGTATTATAGTTTGTATGGGCATGAGTGATTGTGCTCGTATTGAGGTCAGCTAATACATTTTTTAACGAAACAAACTATTAAGGAATGCAAGAGTTGCTGGGATAATCCTTGTCCCTAGAATTAATATGATTGTAAGAAATATAGATGAACATATTCCGTCATATTGCGAGCACCACGCATTAAGTGCGAAAAAGGAAGCATCCTCCAATCAAGTGGATCGGGATGCTTCCTTTTGTATTAGTGTTTGACTAGCGATCGACCTACTGCAAATTCTTTCCACGAATGAATTTCATACGTTGGTTGAACCCCCGTAGTATTTTCTTTCCGCTGCGGATTAAACCAACACGTATCAATTCCCGCATTGTTCCCGCCTTGTATATCAGATGTCAAAGAATCGCCAATCATGAGCACACGCGAACGATCAGTGACGCTGAGTTGCTTGAGAGCATAGTCGAATATTTCTGCTTGCGGTTTCTTGAAGCCAGTCTCTTCTGAAGCAATGATGGCTTCGAATGTATTATGAAGAGGGGAGCCTGCGATACGAGCTTGTTGTGCGACTGTAAAACCATTTGTTAAAATAGCGAGTCGATACTCTGCTAGTCCTGCAAGCACCTCTTCTACACCATCAATCAGATGGGATTCATGACCGAGATTTTCGATATACAGTTCTCCGAAACGTAGCGGATCAATGGGCAGATCATATTGTTCGAACAAACGGCGGAAGCGTTCAGCTTTTAGTTCTTCCAATGTGATTTCTCCCTTTTCTAGTTGATCCCAAATAATCGTGCTGATGGCGCGGTAGCTATCGCGGTACGTTGCTAGTCCGTCGGGTAAGTCAAATGTAGCAAACGTTTTACCAAGTGCGTTTTTTTCCGTCTCGGCAAAATCGAATAATGTATCGTCTAAATCAAATAATAATAAATCATATGTCATTACGTAAGACTCCTTTTTTACTAAGTAATATTAGTATAACATGTATAAGTGGATAAATAGAACTATTTAAACTGATTTGTTAAAAGGATATTACGTTATAAACAGGTTCATGATTACTGCGCTGTATATCCACCGTCTAGCACGACAGCCTGCCCCGTAATTCCTTTTGCACTGTCACTCGCTAAATACAATGCCAAATCCGCGACTTCTTTAACGTCCAGCAAACGCTTTTGTGGGACTAACGGATAAATAATCTCTTCTAAAACTGATTCAACTGCCACTCTGCGCACATTTGCTAATTCTTCAAACTGATTCCGCACTAGCGGAGTATCTACGTATCCGGGACAAATCGCATTGACTGTGATGCCGTCTGTTGCGGTTTCGAGCGCCGCCACTTTTGTCAATCCGATAAGACCATGTTTTGATGAATTATATGCAGCTTTTCCAGCGAATCCAATCAATCCATTGATCGAAGCCATGTTCAAGATTCGGCCGAATTTTTGTGTTCTCATATGGGGTAATACTAATTTTGTCGTGATGAAAGGAGCGGTCAACATAATTTTTACGAGTTGTTCAAACTTTTCGGTGGAGAAATCTTCGAGTGCCGCCACATGCTGCATCCCCGCATTATTGATCAAAATATCGATTCTTCCAAAATGAGCAATCGTTTCATCGATCGCTTGTTGAATCGCTTGTTCTTTCGTGACATCACAAGCCAGACCGATTGCACTGCCGCCTATTGTGCTAGCTGATTCCTTCACTTTTTCTTCATTGATATCCGTTAACACGATGTGTGCGCCTGCTTGTGCGAATGCTTTGGCAATCTCATAGCCAATTCCGCGGGCAGCACCTGTAATGAATACTACTTTTTCTTTCACCATATTGCCATCCCCTTTATCTTTTCTATTGATAGCTAGTATGTAACTTAGTAATAAGTATTTAGATTAGACTGTATGAATGTGAAAATCTAGTAATTTGATCTATAACGATAAATGAATGATGATTGTTGTCCGTATGTAGTAGGCGAGTGAACGTGTCATTCACCGAGCTTACTACTAGCTATTTTGCTTAGATCTGATCGTATTTACTGAATAGAGAGTGGATCATGAGATAGTCTATTCGACATTATTCGGGATTATTTACTGTAAAGTCAGAATAGTGTAAATTAATGTAGACGAAACAATAAACGTGGGGTATACTAGTCACAATGGCAGGGTACTGAATATTCATATAACATCATGATGGACAGCGAGTTTGAGTGAAATGAACTAACGTTATATTGATAACGGAAGGTTCTTTTGGCTCAAATTTCTTTTGATGCGTCTGAAAGGAGGTGAGCGTAGATTGAATGAAAAGGCAAAAGAAAAAAGTCTCCGAGTAAAAGAAGTCAGGGCAGACTCACTCAGAGACATACGGCTAGGTATGACTAACCTTTATTTAGTATACCCTTTTTTTGCCGGTTTTCAACTGATCGACAAATAAAAGGGAGATGAACGTATGAGAATGTTGGAAGAAGGAGTTATTACGCCTAGTACGAGTGTGATTTATCCGAATTACGATGAGAACGGGAAGCTGGGTGCAGTTGTGCTATGCAATGGGAAATTGGTGCGAGTGCATATGAGTCCAACGAATATTGTTGATGCAAGTCTTCGCTACTATGGATCGAGTTTACGTGGAGGAGTCGATGGAGCGAAGACGGTTTTTGGTGACATTAGTATGTCGCCAGTTGTAGTAAGCGAGATGCTTGATCTATATTTGTTTCCTAGTAAATCACCTTCAAGCGATGATTGTGTGTGGTTTGTTTTGGCTAATGTTTATACGTATAAGAGTATTGGGAAGGATCGTACGAAAGTAATTTTGCATGACGGCACATCATTTACTATTTTCAGTAGTTACTTTTCTTTCACTAATAAGTATCAACGAGCCTGTATGTTGAAAAATATATTGGAAGCTCGAACCGCTCAAATGAAACTTGAGCCGCCACTTCATTCAGTTTCTTTCGTTATTGATAAGGATAGAACAAAGCGCAACTACGAAGTGTCTGACGAGTAGTTGTACAAAGTGAACGAATTAGTTACAAGCATCGCCTCGCCCTTGAATTAGTAGAGGGAGGCGATGTTTTTTAATGATTAGGCAACAGTTGCAGAAGTTATTTTTATCATTCTATCGACTGTAAAAGATGATCTTTTAGTCGTTTAAGTATGCGTTCCCGTCGCTTTTTGATACCTGGAACAGTGATGCCGAAATGCTTGGCACATTCCGTCTGCGTTTTATTTTCGACGTATAGCATGATGAGTAGTTGCCGCTGTTCGAGTGGTAATGATTTAATGGCAGCATGTAAACCGTAGACATCCTCTTCTTCCCAGTCTAGCGTATGCCCAGCTAGTACTTCCATAGTATTAGTTTCGACAGGTGTTTGTGCTTCATTAACACGAGTTTCACTTTTTAGTTCGTCTAATAATGCACCATAAATCGAACGGTAAGCAAAAGGGGTGAAGTTTCCTTTCGTCTCGTCAAACCGATTCCACGCTTGCCAAAGAGCGATTCGTCCAATTTGACGAAAGTGCTCAAACTCACGATAAATAGATAATTTTCGAATGACAGCTGAAATCATAGGTTCATATTGCTTCAATACGTCTTCAAAGTTTTCCATAAAAGCAACCTCTTCAGGCCGTGCACGACACATTGTATTCCTAGGTGTCTCTATCATAGAAAAAGTGAAGCGGGTTATCGAATCGTCATTTTTGAATACTACCTAATGTGAATAGTAAGTATGGAGAAGGGATACGTGCAGTTTACTAATAGGAAACGTGAGGAATATAGTAATTAAAAAATCAAGAGGTAAAAAAAGCGTTCCCCATAAACGGCGGAACGCTTTTCGTTATGTTGGAAACTATGTTTGAGGATCGTACCTGTTCGGGATTAGTGTATGCGTTTAAGCATCGCTTCTTGTTCGATGGAACGTGAGGAGGGAACGTCGAAGATTGCATATTGCTTGTTTTGCTTTTCGGTTAATTGTATTACGTGTTCATTCGTTTCTAAAACGGCTTGCTTGATTTGACTTTGTTCCTCTGTAAGGACTTGAATATCTAGTTTCATGCTCTCCTGACCTTGTTTTAGTGCCTGAATGTCCAGTTTCATATCCGTGATGTCTTTCTTTATGCCGCTTACCTCAGATAAAATTTCACGCAGTAATGCTTCACTCATTTTTTCACCTCCTGTTTATAAAAGCTATTATACCATGAAAGCTCGTCTAGTAATGGAATGAAAAGAGAAAAGAACTTGCCGCATGACAAGTTCTTTTCCACTGATAGTTATACTTTGAACTGTTCAATTACATTGGACAGTTTTTCGCTTAACTCAGTTAATGTTTCGGCTGCTTCTGTTACCGACTGAATTGCGCGTAGTTGTTCTTCTGATGATGCGCTCACTTCTTCGCAAGCTGCTGCCGTTTCTTCAGCAGTGGCAGACATCGTTTGGATTGTCAACGTCACATCGTCTTTATGGGTCGCGACTAACTGAATGTCTTTTGTCACAGTGTGAATCGATTCTTGCATGACGTCCATTAAAGAAGATAATTCATCGAACGTTTTTTCTGTATCTTCTACAACGAAGCCCTGGTCACGGAATGTGTCAATCGTTTCTTTCATTTGTTCTGATACGATTCGTGATTCTTCTTGGAGCTCTTCAATCGTAATCTTGACATCGTCTGTCGCTCTAGCGGATTGCTCTGCAAGTGTCCGAACCTCGTCTGCTACGACAGCAAAGCCTTTTCCGTGTTCTCCTGCTCTTGCTGCTTCGATGCTAGCGTTTAGTGCAAGTAAATTCGTTTGTTTAGAAATATTCATGATCGTTTCCATTACACTGCCGATCGCTTGCACTTTTTCACCTAATGAATGAATATCCGTTGTCATGGCCTGAAGGGTTTTTCCAGTGGAACTAAATGAACTCTTCAATGCATTCATCTTTTCTTTACCATCTGTGTTTTGCACACCTGTTTTTGTGGCAATTTCCAACATGGCCGTTGCTTTTTCGCGAATATCATTGATTTCTTTGCCTAACAGATCTGTACGTTCTGTAACTGTCTCCGCATCTTCGGCAGATTTGGCTGCACCTTGCGCGATTTCTCCGACAGCTTGTGCGACTTCTGTACTCGAAGCACTCGTTTCTTCGGATACGGCACTTAGGCTTTCAGAATTGGCTCTGACGTTATCAGCAGACGTATTGACGACTGTTATAATGTCGTTCATATTTTGTACCATATGATTGAAATCTTGTGACAGTTCTCCAATTTCATCGGTGCTTGTATTTGTGGAGCGTACAGTTAAGTCGCCGCCTGATACTTTTGCCATAAGCTCCTTCACTGTTTGAAGAGGTTTGATCATTCGGCTGATTGCGATATATAGACCGACAAATGTGATCACTAACGTAATAAGAGCGATTATCACCATTGATTTGCGTAGAGAACTTGCTAATTTATTTAGCTTCTTTTCTTCATAAACAGCTCCCACTTTCCAGTTAAAGTCTGGAAGTGTCGTATAAATATTACGCTTATCAATACCATTCTCATCCGTGTACGTGATGACTCCACTATCTGCTTCATACATTTTTTTAAAGTGCGGAATGTCCATCACATCTTTTCCAACTCTAGTAGGGTGAGCAATGGCAAGTCCTTCTGCATCAATTAAAATTGGATAGCCGCCAAATCCAAGATCTCGACTACTTATTTCATCTGTCAATGCTTTTAACGTA encodes:
- a CDS encoding methyl-accepting chemotaxis protein, with the translated sequence MLKSIKTKIILVAVVLFIIGISIIMLMTSDQAKKQSTEVAIDSSNAIINEMSFGIFHFLDKYERGLELLSTTSTINRFTGITGTEVTEKELENRLQSFLDIYPSSSSVFYSLPSKESVMRPETDLTDYDPTIRPWYIQAIENPDEVHWTEPYLDHTTKEFVLTASKAITKNGQLAGVVGLDITLKALTDEISSRDLGFGGYPILIDAEGLAIAHPTRVGKDVMDIPHFKKMYEADSGVITYTDENGIDKRNIYTTLPDFNWKVGAVYEEKKLNKLASSLRKSMVIIALITLVITFVGLYIAISRMIKPLQTVKELMAKVSGGDLTVRSTNTSTDEIGELSQDFNHMVQNMNDIITVVNTSADNVRANSESLSAVSEETSASSTEVAQAVGEIAQGAAKSAEDAETVTERTDLLGKEINDIREKATAMLEIATKTGVQNTDGKEKMNALKSSFSSTGKTLQAMTTDIHSLGEKVQAIGSVMETIMNISKQTNLLALNASIEAARAGEHGKGFAVVADEVRTLAEQSARATDDVKITIEELQEESRIVSEQMKETIDTFRDQGFVVEDTEKTFDELSSLMDVMQESIHTVTKDIQLVATHKDDVTLTIQTMSATAEETAAACEEVSASSEEQLRAIQSVTEAAETLTELSEKLSNVIEQFKV
- a CDS encoding histidine kinase, producing the protein MSEALLREILSEVSGIKKDITDMKLDIQALKQGQESMKLDIQVLTEEQSQIKQAVLETNEHVIQLTEKQNKQYAIFDVPSSRSIEQEAMLKRIH
- a CDS encoding sigma-70 family RNA polymerase sigma factor, which translates into the protein MENFEDVLKQYEPMISAVIRKLSIYREFEHFRQIGRIALWQAWNRFDETKGNFTPFAYRSIYGALLDELKSETRVNEAQTPVETNTMEVLAGHTLDWEEEDVYGLHAAIKSLPLEQRQLLIMLYVENKTQTECAKHFGITVPGIKKRRERILKRLKDHLLQSIE